CCAATAACCCAACTGGAAACATACTAATGGATGAAACCTTGGCTGAGAAACTTCTTTCAAATGTTGAACTGTTGGTAGTTGATGAAGCATACTATGAATTTTCAGGTGTCACCTTTGCTCCCTTGCTTGAGAAATGGCCGAACTTGGCCATTTTCCGTACCTTTTCCAAGGCTTTTGGTCTAGCTGGTGCCAGGGTTGCCTACATGTTGGCGCATCCAAAAACTGTTGGCCTTTTTTCACAGTACTCAGAGGTTTACAGAGTTTCCACTCTTTCACTAATGCTGGCTAAAAATGCTTTAGCAGATACGAGCTATGTAACTGAGTATGTGCAAGTAGTAAAAACGCAGATGGAGCGTTTAATAAATGCCCTGAGCACTCTTCATATCAGTTCAAGACCCAGTGTCTGCAACTTCATTTTGGTGGACAAGGACTTTGCTGAATTCTTGGTTTCAAAAGGTTTTAAAATAAAGTTCTTTGAAAAGTGGGGCAGGCTGACAGTGCCAAGCCCAAGCGTTACGGAAGAGGTGATTGCTCTTGCTGAAAATTACAGGCGGCTCACTTAAGAATTTATCCATGAACCCACCTGATGTGCCTGCTCTAAGGCCTCTTCCGCAAAGAGAACGGCTTGCCCTTTTTTCCATGTTGGGAAATGTGGAAGGAAGCCGCGTCGTAGACCTTTATGCTGGTTCAGGCATTGTCGCTTTCGAGTTCTTGTCCAGGGGAGCAGTAGAGGCTGTTGGCGTTGAAAACAATAGAAAACTGTGCCAGTTTATGCGAACACAGGCTAAAAAATGGAACGTGAATTTGAAAGTGGTTTGTGAGGATGTGTTTCGTTTTCTTAGGCGTCCCCTAGAAGCCGATTATTTATTTATGGGACCTCCAAACCACAAAGGCCTTGTAACAAAGACACTGGATGCGCTTAGCGCTATTGAGTTCACAGGCATTGTCATTATTCAGCACTCCTCCCGAGAGCCATTGCCACCGAGCGTAAAGGTGCTTAGGTCTACTGGTAAAGATGAAAGTGTAGTCGATATTGTTAAGTTAATTTTAGATTAGCGGTATAATTGTTTTACAAAGGGGGTGAGGAGTTGGTTAGCGAAGGTTTGGCTTTTGGGGAAATCGTTATCCAAGGCAAGTCTTATCGAGACGATGTGTTCCTTGGATATGGCGAGCCGCAACCTTGGCAAAGAATAGAACCCCATCAAGTGGTATTGGAGGATGTACAGGAGCTAATTCCTTCTGATGTTTGCTATGTAGTTTTCGGAACAGGTTTCACTGGGCGTATGGTAGTTTCGCCTGTTGTGGCAGAGCACCTCCACAAGAAAGGTATAGCTTGTGTGGAGCAGAAAACGCCACAGGCTTTGGAGACTTACGAGAAGCTCCTAAGCAAAGGCGAAAAAGCTGTGGCGTTTCTGCATTTGGGCTGCTAAACGTCTAACAACTGCCAGTGCTAATTAAATAGATTCCTTTATCTGGTCATAAAGATCAGGGAACTGTTGCAAATGTTTTCTTCGGTCGTTTCTGAGTGCTTCCATCATGTTCTTGTATTCTTCTTTACCATAGATCTTATAAGGGTCAAATTGTGAAAGGTCTAAACCAGGTACTTCTACAGGAATTTCGTATCCCAGATCTTCGTTGTATTGCCACTTTATGGTACCTCTGGCTATGTTTTCCACTATTTTAAGTGTGACTTCAGGTGTAATCTTTATTCCGTCCAATCCACCAATTTTACCTGTGTTCACAATGTACACATCAATGGGATGGTTGCTTAGTATTTCGTAAAGCCTGTTCCCACTTTTTTCTGGTTTGTTTATGATAAATGGGTCGAAACCTACCACACGAGTCGTCTCGCCCACACGTGTGGGGTCATCGGCGCTAGTAATAGTACTCTCACCGAGCATGAAGAAAGCGGCAGCCTGTGCCGGACCTGTGAGTTTACCTACAGGCGGAATATCATAGCGCCTTGTGTTAAATAGGAAGAAATTTACTTGCGGAAGATCGATGCGGTCGCTGGTGTTAGGAATACGCCTTCGGTTTATCACAGCCCGGCCGTTGGTACTTATGCTCATGTTGTCAAAATCTATTTCCCCTTCAGGAGAGACATACACGTTCTCAAGTATGGCATCTTCAGCTAAACAGGCATCTTGAAGTTCTGGTGTGGAGCTTACTGAATCTGTTTTCACATAAAAGTTCTTTTCAGTGCCGTAGGAATTTCCTTTTGTGGTGAGCATGTTAATGTCGTCTTGCAGTATTTCTACGCCCTCCGGTGCCACCAAATTGTGGCTGTTTACGCTTATGGTAGTTTTACCGGTACCTGACAAACCGAAAATTAAGGCACCTCTTTCAGTAAGTTGTCCTTGGGCATTCTTGACTCGGTATATTTTGCTACCTGCATGTAGCCCAATGCCGCCCCGTTCTTCGCGCATTATGTGCATTGCCATTCTCAAACCAGCCATCTTCGATTCTCCATAGTAATCTGAACCAAGAATCATGGTGAAGTGCAAATTAGGGAACACCAATATGCGTCTGTCAGGCCAATCAGGGAATGCAGCAATGTAAATGTCAGGATCTTTTTGCCCCACTGGGTCAAAGTTATTATGAGTCATCATAAAGGCAAGGCGTGCGTATTCCGATGGCACAATATAAAGCTGTCTGAATAAGTTTTCCGGTGACTGCCCAATGTTTCTTTCCACTTTTATCCATTTTCTGGATTGGTAGTGCTGGAAAACCTCTTGAAATAAAGTCTCCAAGTCAGGCGTAATCTCATAGTGATACTCGGTAAACTTGGCACTCCTGGACTTGATTTTCGAGTGATACACCGGGATACCATAACGATTTGGAATTTCATCCTTCTTAGCCATCTGCCGAAGATCAGAAAGCTCAGGGTTCTCCATAAATGAAAAATCGGTAAAGAACTTTTCCCACATGGCGCAGCCTCCTATTAAGTAAAAGTTAATACCTTAACCTTTACTTTACATTATATCAGCTGCCAGCCAAATTCCTCCAGTAGTGCTAGTTCTTTGCTCCAGTCACCTGGTACAAGCACCATGTGGTTGCCAATGCTACGCTTGAATGGGTTCTGCTTTAGCCTCAGCGTGATCTGGGTTCGGCACATGTTTTCCACATGCGGTTTTTCCACAGTTTCTCCTACAAAGTACTTGTATTTTTTGTCTTTACCCATTCTAAACGCTGTGTAAACGCCTTCATGGAATTGTCCATTGATGCCCACGTTGTAGCCTGTTTCAAAATGAGTGGTCAAGGAGTAGCTATCTACTAAATCAAGCGCTATGGTGCAATGAGCAAAGGTATACTCGGGATGGTTTTTGCGTGCCAAGTTTATCATGAAGCCCGGTGTCCCCATTAGCTGATTCGCTATCATCATTGTTACTAGGCTTTCTACATCCCCTTCACAGGCAGCTGGTATTTTCTTGGTATTGAATAGGGAAAGAGATAAGCAGCCTGTTATCTTGAGTTGAACTGCCATATCAAAACATCGGAGTGCAAAAGCGGTCAGCTGGTATTTATCGATAATCTTCTGCAAGGCAGTGTAAACCTTTGTGCCCTTTAGGACTTCCTCTTTCTCAATACCTGAGGACGATGCCTTATCCCAGATTTCATCAGCTAGTGATTCCTGTTCTTGAAGCAAACTATTCAACTCTTCCAAAGGTATTTCCATATAAGGTATCTGTAACTGATTGAGGATGGTGTAATCACCACTCTTTATGAGCCATGAACTGGGCTTACCAATGAGGCCCGCTTTCTGCTGCTTTAAATTTTCAAAAACACTAAGCCACTTAACGTAATTATCTGAAAGTTCACTAACTAAAGGGACATTAAACCCTTGCTCCAAGGCGTAACTTTGAATCTCTAAACTAGCAGCTAGACCATTGGCAGTACCGAAAGGTATGAGGATGACGCCTGGTTTTAAGAAGTCTTTTGCAATCTCTTCGCTTCCTCCACTAAGTACAATCAACGCTTCAGGGTCTTGCGATTCTTCCAAAGCGATCCCGTGAGCGTTAAAGAACTCCGTAGCTTCCTTTTTCATCGATTCCGCTAAGTTCATGATGGGACTTGCAACGAATTTGACTTTCACGTTTTCACCTCGCAATTTGCATAGCAGACCATGTTATGAGCGTAACCACTGTGCAAGCTATTAGCACGCCAGCAGCCAGTGAAGCCCATGCCAGAGGTCTTTTTACTTCTAGTGCTTCTGCAACTACTGCCCCTGTGAATGCACCTGTACCAGGCAATGGAATTCCCACAAAGATGGCTAAGGATACAGCTATACCCGTTTCGTATTGTTTGAATCGCTTTAAGGCGTTTCTCACATAGTTCTCATAGTAATTCCTCAGTTTTGGGTACCTTAGTAGCCAGGACTTGAGTAGCTTTACTCCTTCGTAAACTACTATGCCCATTAATGTGTTACTGAAGAACGCTACTATGAAAACTCCAACTACGGGCAGCCCTGCTAATAATCCGTATGGAATGCTGCCTCGGCATTCCACAATGGGGCTCATAGAAATAAGTGTTAAGTAGATCCATTTATTCAGGTTCACAGTGGCTATTATACAATACTGTTATGGTCAGTCAGGTTAAGGCTTTTATTTTAGCTGTTGTTTTTGCTTTGGGGTCTTTTTTTGGTTATGCAACTTTGGGACCTTTTACTGATTTGGAACGTCAGAAGGCATTTGACTCATATCAAACGTTAGTTGAAGACACTGTAAGGGAGCAGCTAGAGCGCATCTCGTCTTTCACTGGGGAGCACACTGTGGGTCATGACTCACTGGTTTTCAAGGGCGTTGGCTATGCGGATACGGATTTTGAGAGTTACAACATGGTGCTGGAGATGAAAGGGTATGTTGTGGCCAAGTATGAGATTCGTCTAGTTGACGGTAACCTTATGTGCACTTCAACGCTAAGTTCTTATGCTGCATTCTTCAAGGCTCACGATGAAATCAAAATGTCTAGTTTTTCCCTTGCTCCCGCTGGCGAAAACAGCAGTAGTTGTTCACTTTCAACTTTTAATGCGGCTAGACAGAATCATTGAGTAAACTTTGTCTAGGATTTCTTCAAAAGCCTTGTCACGAGAATCACGGGGTCTTGGTAGGTCTACACTTATTTCTCCAATGATGTGACCAGGTCTGGCGCTTAGCACTAAAATGCGGTCTGCCAAAAAAACAGCTTCTTCCATGTTATGAGTAACCATGAGTACGGACTTAAGGGGCAGACGTTTCTCTAGCCACAAATTCACTACTTGTTCTCTGAGGTCCGCTGCGGTTAGTACGTCCAAAGCAGAAAATGGTTCATCCATGAGTAGAATTTCAGGCTCCACTGCCAAAGCTCTAGCTATTCCTACTCGCTGTTTCATGCCACCAGAAAGTTCTCTTGGGTAGGCATCTTCAAAGGAATCCAATCCTACCATGTCGATGTATCTTAGGGCTGTTCTTATCCTCTGGCGTGGGGCTATACCTCGAGCTTCCAAAACGAGCTCTATATTCTCTTGTACAGTTAGCCAAGGTATGAGTGCGAAGCTTTGGAAAACCATGCTCACGTTTGGGTTCGGTTGAGGGTTAGGCTCTCCCTTGTAGAGAACCTCGCCAGTGTATTCATTCAGGATACCACTTATGATTCGCAGTATGGTGGATTTTCCAGAGCCAGAGGGTCCAACCAAACAAAGGAATTCGCCTTCGTCTAAGGTAAAACTAATATCTTCCAATACAGAAAGCTCTTTTCCCTTCTCTTTAAATGTCAGGTTTAAATTTCTAACATCCAATAACGTCACCGCACTCATCACTCCGTTATATTGTACTTTTCCGCTGCTTTGCTGTACCAAGGTCTCCAAAAGAGCATGTTAACCAAAACAATCAGCGCTGTCATGCTTAGCACGATAAGGAGCAGTGCCTTTGTATCAGCAGTTGACTGTACTAGCAGTGCCCCAATACCTGGTATGGAATACACCTTGTCACCAAACTGCACATGCTCAGCCACAATGGAAGCGTTCCATGCTCCTCCCCATGCTGTTAGAGCTCCAGTTATTAAAGGTGGCAGGATAGCTGGAATGAGTATGTTCTTGTAGTAAAGCCAACCTTTTATATTGAATACTTGTGCCATTTCTGTTAACACACCTGGTAAAAGCATGGCTCCCTTGCTCATGTTAAACAATGCATACCAAAATGAGCCTGTAAGTAAAAGTAATATGGACAAAGGCTCCATGTAAGCACGCCCTCCTAAAGCCACAATTGGAGGATAAAAAACAACTGCCGGTATGCTCCCTAGTATAGAGGCCAATGAGTAAATGTTTTGGGCGGCCGCCACGTTTTTAACGCTTCTTATTACAAAAGGTAAAGCCAAGAGGACAGCAATTACTACTGCAGCTACTACGCGCATTGTGGTAACTGTGAGAGCAGCAGGGATTTGTGAAAGAATGTTACTAGGATAGGGAGGCGAGAACAACCAGAAGATAAGATACCCCAGACCTCCTACTAAGGCAGCACCTATTACATAAAAAACGTACTTAGCTACGGCACTCAGTTTCTTAGTGCCTAGGCTAACCAGTTTTACCAAAACGGTATCGACCTTTAAAGCTTTTCCAAAGTCGAAGAGCACGTCTGCCACAGTAGGCCATTCAGGTGCTGTTCCAACAGCATTGTACTGGAACAGCTCGGACCATTTAACTAATGGTCTAAAAATGAGTACTTGAAGCAAAGCGTTTATCAGAACGATGGTTCCAATGCACATGACTACGCCCAAAATGTTGCCTTGCGCCAGGTAATTCATCATGCTAGACCCCAAACCAGGCAATTTTACTTCTTGGCTACCCAAGGTTATAATTTCACTTGCCATCAAGAAATACCAGCCATTGGCCATACTAACACCGCTGTTAAACACGATGGTTGGCACCATGGCTGGCAAATAAATACGTTGGATTGTAAACGTTTTGCTAAAATTGAAAGCCTTACCTACTTCCACTAATTCCCTTGGTAATGTTTTGACTGTCTCGTATACACCGAAGGCGATGTTCCACGCTTGAGAGGTAAAAATAAGAAATATGGCTGCCAGTTCTAAGCCTATACGCTGGCCTCTAAAAACAGCGACGAAGAACGCTATAGCAACAGGGAAGAAGCCTAGTATGGGGACAGACTGAAGTATGTCCAAAATGGCTATCATGATTTTTTCTCTTCTGGGACCCGAGCTGGCAGATACTCCGTAAAAGATCCCAAAAGCCAAAGAAAGAAAATATGCGACAAAAATACGATATGTAGACCACAAAGCAGCTGATATCAGTTGCACACTTCTCTATACCTCCTAGTAAAAACGTTGTTCTAGGTATTATCTATCTAATTCACTCTTCTGCTTGGTCGTTTTGCTCAGGATTGTTTTCTTCGTCTTCCTCGGTTTCCAGGTGGATGGTTTGTTCGTCAGAATCCACCCAGATAAGCTCAGCAAATCTCGCCCAGTCCAAGAGATTTCTAACGAAGTACTTAACTTCTCTTTCGCTGTATTCACCGTCAATAATTCTCTCTAAGTATTCCATGTCGACACTGTGTTCCTCAGATTCTGCCAGTGCCGTGAGCAATTCCACCATATAAGGCAGTTTACTTAGTACCTCGGAAATATAGGTTTTACGCTGTTCCATGTTCTGGTCAGTGAATTGTTTTCCTACTTCTGTGAACACCACGTCTCCGTTATCCACTTCCACCAGATTGAACAGTTGGGCAGTCTCAATGGTGGATATAAGCTCGTCAATATCATGTCCCAATGTCCTTCCCAACTTGTACAAGTCCACATGGCCGCCTTCATCATCCAGGATCTCCAAGAGTCCTAATACTTCGCTAACACGAGCTTTTGGCAATGGAACGTCCATTTTATGCATCAGTCCTCCCTAATTGGGTATATCTACGAACATCTTTACATTTTTTGATTTTACCATGTTAGATAAAGGTTTAGTTCGTGTTGGGTTAAAATAACAAATAGGAGGATAGGGAGGGCGCGGGGCCCGCCTGGGCTCCGCGTTTTACAGTACATCCCTTGTTTTGGAGTATTTATAATTATGGCAAAACGAAAAGAACCAAAAGTGGGCGATAGAGGAATTCTCAGGGTTAGGGAACCGGGGGAAACTGGTGTTGAGTACTATTCTACCCGGATTGAGGACGTGAGGGACGGTTTGATCGCCTGTTCTCAGCCCATGCGCGGTCAGGTTTATGTGAAGATCCTATCTAGTCCAGTGGAGCTTACGTATCTAAAGGGCGATAGTGTCTTTAGTTTGATGTGTGAAGTCATTGAACAGGGCAAAGGCGATCCTCCCTTAATTGTGCTCAAACCAATTAGTGGTATTTATAGGTCCGATAGGAGAGAGTACGTGAGAGTTCCTTGGATGCTTGATGCTGAGTTGTTATTTGTAAAAACGTTTCCTGCTGATGTAAAAAAGTTCTGGGAAGATCATTCCCATGAGTCAGTTCGAGCTGTCATATTGGATCTAAGTGCCGGCGGGTGCCGGCTTTCGCTAGCAGAAGCTTGCATGGTGGGAGAGAAAGTACTGATTCGTTTCACAGTCCCGGAACCAAACCCTGACACTTTTCTGTTACCTGCTCTTATAAAACGTGTTGAACCTGGTAGTGAGCCTGGAGTAACCAATGTAGGTTTGCAGTTTGTTGATGTAAAGGACGTTATTCGAGATAAGCTGTGTAGGTCAGTGTTCTGTAGGCAGAGAGAACTAATAAAGAAAGGCTTTTACGAACTTGAGGAAGAATGACTCTCTTTCCATGCCAGGTACAATGCACCTATTGTCCACACCAGTGCTACTATCCACAGAACAACAGATTCCATGGCCACAGAAACGCCCATCAGAAAAAGTGATGTGCCCAAGTACATGGGGTGTCTCACATAGTCGTAGATACCCTTGCCTTCCTTAGTAAAAACGTAGTGTTCCTCGGCTTTTCCTATTAAATAAGCACCGAAGGCTGTAAAAGCCATACCAAGCGTTACCAGGCTGGGATGCAAACTCTCCTTACCAGAAACTGCAAAACCGAAAACAAGAGAGATCACTAACCACACAGGACTTATTTTTCTAGGCAGCATAAATCGTTCCACCTCATATCATCCTATATAATAGATGACATGGAAGGCGTTTACACTAAAAAGCTCACGTGCCCTGTGTGCAAGAGCGAAGTGTACGTTGCGCGTTTGAAACATGGTGCTTATACCGTTATTTCCAGGGATTCGGACTTGCATCCTTGGGTAAACGGAATTAATCCCATTTATTACGTTGGTGCTGTTTGCGAGAATTGTGGATATGCTGCTTTGGAGTCCCATTTCGAGGAAGTCCCTCCCGATGAGATTAAGAAACTTCTACCTTTACTAGCCAAGAAACGTTTGGCAGGCATAAAAGGTGTGAGGGAAGAAAGAACATGGGAAGACGCTCTGTACGTACTGTCTTCTGTTTTTGAGCAGTACGAGATTAGAAATACTGATCCGTATAACCTAGGCTATGTGGCTCAAAATATCGCCTGGCTGTACAGGGAAATAAAAGACGAAGAGAACGAGCAGGTTTGGCTTGAAAAAGCTCTTCAGTACTATTTGAAGGCCTATGAATCCAGTGCACAGTTACCGTCAACGCTTGGTGAGGCAGGTTTGGGTTATCTTATAGCGGATTTGTATGCAAGGTTAGGCAATTACAGGGATGCTTTACAGTGGGCATCACGAGTGGTGCAGATGCCCAAAAACAGAAAGAAAGTATTGTTCGACCAACTTTCCAGGGAACTATGGCAAGACCTTAGGGAGAAATACAAATCCTCATCTCAAGAGGAGAGAAATTGGCGCACCACTTTGAGGACAGATGTGCAAAGAACCTTGCAGAGTAAGGGAGTTCTAACTACAACAATGGACTCGCTTATTAGAAATGTGGGGCTATGGGCTAGTGGAGAAATTGTTAAGGATTTACAAGATCTTACTAAAGAGGATATCGAGGCTGTGGCTTCTTTCGAGTGGTTTAATAAATTAATAGAGATTAGTTCAGGACATAAAATAATAGGAGACATCCAGTTGGCAAAATTATTGTCCAGTGGGCAGGAAGAACCTGCAGTGTATCTGATGCCGGAACGCTGGCCTGAGCCTCCTGCCATGGTTTTAACGGACCAACCCTTAAGCTCAGGCAAAAAGATTTTGTGGCAAGGGTATGGCTTTCTGAAAGGGAAAGTGAGGAAGTTGTTCATTATGGAGGTGTAGAAGTGGAGGAATATGTTGTATTTACCCTTGGCGACAGGAAATATGCCATAGCACTCTCGAATGTGGTAGAAATACTACTGCCAGGTTCTGTATACCCGATACCGAACAGTGCTGCAAACGTACTTGGCCTTACTAATATAAGAGGCAATATTTTGCCAGTGTTGGATATAAAGCCACTGCTTGGAGAAAGAGAAAATTCAAGCTCTGAATTGAGGCGGCACGTTTGGATACGATCTGGCAATGAAGATATTGTTATCGTGGTGGACAAAGTCGATGGTATAAAGAGAGTTAGCGAGGAGGATGTGGCTCAGCCTCCAGAAGATCTCACTGTAGGGAAGCGCATTAAGAAAGTGATACTGGCAAATAATGATCTCATATTGGTAGTAGATCCTCTGGATTTGGTGGGGTGATCAGTATGGACGATATGAACGAGTACCTTCCCATCTTTCTTCAGGAAAGCTACGACTATATAAATTTGTTGAATAACAACTTGGTTTTATTGGAGCAAGATCCCAGTAATAAACAAGCGTTAGCAGAAGTTTTTAGGGCTGCTCATACACTCAAAGGTATGTCTGCTACAATGGGTTTCCAATTCTTGGCTGATGCGGCACATGAATTAGAAAGTGCTCTACAAATTTACCGTGATACACACGAACCTGTGGATGAGAAAGCTATTGAGCTTGGCTTTCGAGTTCTCGACTATATGGAGAACCAAATGAAAAGAATCGAGGCTAACGAGTCACTTGAGCCGTTTCACGTTACTTCCTCAAATGAGGTAAACGAGAAGGGAAAAAAAGAAACTACCCTTGAGGTTACGTCTAGCTTTGCCTTAGGTGCTTTTGAGGAAGAGGTTGTTCGCGCAGCGTTGGAGCAAGGGCAAAAGGCAGCCATCTTAGAAATCAATTTAGAACAAGGTGTTTTGATGAAGGGTGTCAGAGCTTTCATGGTATTCAAAGCCATTGAGGATTCTGGTTTTGAAGCTATAAGTTCTCAGCCCGATGCAGAAAGTCTTGAAAAAGAAGAGTTCGATCTAGAGTTTAGAGTGCTCGTGGTGGGTAGCGGAGATCTTGACAGCTTAAGGAACAAAATTCTTCGCATTGCTGAAGTAGCTTCTGTGGATGTAATTGAGATCGGTCTCAACGAACAAGCATTTCCCAGTAGTAGCAATGAGCTACGCGAACAAACTTCAACCAAGCAGTCCGATAGCGGAGAAGGGACAAAAAACCCGAACTCTTCAGACAGCTTGGCTCAAGCCTATGCGGCCAGCGCTGCAGCAACAGCAGAAGAAGTTGACCAGCAACAACAGAAAAAGCCCATAAAGAACTATATCAGGGTGCCTGAAGAACATGTTAATAATCTCATGTCTGCTATTTCTGAACTGGTACTTGAAAAAGCTGAGCTGGAACTAGCCATAAAAACGGGAAACGAGGAAGCTCTATGGTCACTGTATGAACGCTTGAGCCGTTCTATTAATTTGGCGCAAGGCGAAATCACGGCGCTACGTATGACTCCTTTGTCTTTTGTATTTGAGCGTTTCCCAAGGATGGTGCGTGATCTTTCCAGAGATTTACAAAAACAGGTTAGGTTCATTATGGAGGGTGGGGACACTGAAATAGACAGAACAATAATCGATCGACTGGGTGACCCGTTAGTGCACCTATTAAGAAATGCAGTAGACCATGGTATTGAAAGACCTGAAGATAGAATAAAGGCTGGCAAGGATCCAACGGGAACTGTTAGATTAAAAGCCTATCATGAAGGCAACAACGTTTACATAGTAGTGGAAGATGATGGTGCAGGGATTGATACTGCGAAGGTTCTTGCAAAAGCTGTGGAGCGTGGTTTGGTAACTTCAGATCAGGCATCTTTTCTTTCTCAAGAAGAAATATTTAGTTTCTTATTCTTACCTGGTTTTTCTACGTCGGATACTGTTTCAGAAATATCAGGGCGTGGCGTGGGTATGGATGTTCTAAAAAACACTGTGGAAGAGTTAGGAGGAACTGTACAAGTGCGCTCAGTTCTCGGTAAGGGGACCACAGTAATTATGCGCTTACCTCTGACCATGGCTATCATTAGTGCTCTGCTCGTAAAGGTGAATGGATTGATCTTTGCACTGCCTCTTTCGGTGGTCGAGGAGATTAGCAATGATGTTGAAGCTGTTAAAGAAACACCGCAAGGGAATGTGCTTTTGCTCAGAGGTGAGCTTTTGCCTGTGTATTCTGTGGCAGGTTTGCTGAATTTACCTGATAATGGACAGAATAACCATATTGTGGTCATAAGGAATGGTCAGAAAAAAGCTGCACTCTTAGTGGCTGAAACAGTTGGCAAACAGGAAATCGTTATAAAACCTTTGAAATCGAGGTTTGTACCACGCTACGTTGATGG
The genomic region above belongs to Coprothermobacter proteolyticus DSM 5265 and contains:
- a CDS encoding Mth938-like domain-containing protein; this translates as MVSEGLAFGEIVIQGKSYRDDVFLGYGEPQPWQRIEPHQVVLEDVQELIPSDVCYVVFGTGFTGRMVVSPVVAEHLHKKGIACVEQKTPQALETYEKLLSKGEKAVAFLHLGC
- a CDS encoding RsmD family RNA methyltransferase — its product is MLKITGGSLKNLSMNPPDVPALRPLPQRERLALFSMLGNVEGSRVVDLYAGSGIVAFEFLSRGAVEAVGVENNRKLCQFMRTQAKKWNVNLKVVCEDVFRFLRRPLEADYLFMGPPNHKGLVTKTLDALSAIEFTGIVIIQHSSREPLPPSVKVLRSTGKDESVVDIVKLILD
- a CDS encoding pyridoxal phosphate-dependent aminotransferase yields the protein MVEEESRRLHLNEMQLPLPPALFEGLDLDCVRFYPPEELEEQLRLQIADYAGVDPSFVFIYSGIDGLIELMYKVFWDRAFLIHDPAYYVYEHEALRQGISLSKVKLRFSKLPSDFSVQAQGKVTVVVNPNNPTGNILMDETLAEKLLSNVELLVVDEAYYEFSGVTFAPLLEKWPNLAIFRTFSKAFGLAGARVAYMLAHPKTVGLFSQYSEVYRVSTLSLMLAKNALADTSYVTEYVQVVKTQMERLINALSTLHISSRPSVCNFILVDKDFAEFLVSKGFKIKFFEKWGRLTVPSPSVTEEVIALAENYRRLT
- a CDS encoding flagellar brake protein; protein product: MAKRKEPKVGDRGILRVREPGETGVEYYSTRIEDVRDGLIACSQPMRGQVYVKILSSPVELTYLKGDSVFSLMCEVIEQGKGDPPLIVLKPISGIYRSDRREYVRVPWMLDAELLFVKTFPADVKKFWEDHSHESVRAVILDLSAGGCRLSLAEACMVGEKVLIRFTVPEPNPDTFLLPALIKRVEPGSEPGVTNVGLQFVDVKDVIRDKLCRSVFCRQRELIKKGFYELEEE
- a CDS encoding methyltransferase family protein, with the protein product MLPRKISPVWLVISLVFGFAVSGKESLHPSLVTLGMAFTAFGAYLIGKAEEHYVFTKEGKGIYDYVRHPMYLGTSLFLMGVSVAMESVVLWIVALVWTIGALYLAWKESHSSSSS
- a CDS encoding phosphoenolpyruvate carboxykinase (ATP), which gives rise to MWEKFFTDFSFMENPELSDLRQMAKKDEIPNRYGIPVYHSKIKSRSAKFTEYHYEITPDLETLFQEVFQHYQSRKWIKVERNIGQSPENLFRQLYIVPSEYARLAFMMTHNNFDPVGQKDPDIYIAAFPDWPDRRILVFPNLHFTMILGSDYYGESKMAGLRMAMHIMREERGGIGLHAGSKIYRVKNAQGQLTERGALIFGLSGTGKTTISVNSHNLVAPEGVEILQDDINMLTTKGNSYGTEKNFYVKTDSVSSTPELQDACLAEDAILENVYVSPEGEIDFDNMSISTNGRAVINRRRIPNTSDRIDLPQVNFFLFNTRRYDIPPVGKLTGPAQAAAFFMLGESTITSADDPTRVGETTRVVGFDPFIINKPEKSGNRLYEILSNHPIDVYIVNTGKIGGLDGIKITPEVTLKIVENIARGTIKWQYNEDLGYEIPVEVPGLDLSQFDPYKIYGKEEYKNMMEALRNDRRKHLQQFPDLYDQIKESI
- a CDS encoding AAA-associated domain-containing protein gives rise to the protein MDVPLPKARVSEVLGLLEILDDEGGHVDLYKLGRTLGHDIDELISTIETAQLFNLVEVDNGDVVFTEVGKQFTDQNMEQRKTYISEVLSKLPYMVELLTALAESEEHSVDMEYLERIIDGEYSEREVKYFVRNLLDWARFAELIWVDSDEQTIHLETEEDEENNPEQNDQAEE
- a CDS encoding ABC transporter permease subunit; translation: MQLISAALWSTYRIFVAYFLSLAFGIFYGVSASSGPRREKIMIAILDILQSVPILGFFPVAIAFFVAVFRGQRIGLELAAIFLIFTSQAWNIAFGVYETVKTLPRELVEVGKAFNFSKTFTIQRIYLPAMVPTIVFNSGVSMANGWYFLMASEIITLGSQEVKLPGLGSSMMNYLAQGNILGVVMCIGTIVLINALLQVLIFRPLVKWSELFQYNAVGTAPEWPTVADVLFDFGKALKVDTVLVKLVSLGTKKLSAVAKYVFYVIGAALVGGLGYLIFWLFSPPYPSNILSQIPAALTVTTMRVVAAVVIAVLLALPFVIRSVKNVAAAQNIYSLASILGSIPAVVFYPPIVALGGRAYMEPLSILLLLTGSFWYALFNMSKGAMLLPGVLTEMAQVFNIKGWLYYKNILIPAILPPLITGALTAWGGAWNASIVAEHVQFGDKVYSIPGIGALLVQSTADTKALLLIVLSMTALIVLVNMLFWRPWYSKAAEKYNITE
- a CDS encoding ABC transporter ATP-binding protein, giving the protein MSAVTLLDVRNLNLTFKEKGKELSVLEDISFTLDEGEFLCLVGPSGSGKSTILRIISGILNEYTGEVLYKGEPNPQPNPNVSMVFQSFALIPWLTVQENIELVLEARGIAPRQRIRTALRYIDMVGLDSFEDAYPRELSGGMKQRVGIARALAVEPEILLMDEPFSALDVLTAADLREQVVNLWLEKRLPLKSVLMVTHNMEEAVFLADRILVLSARPGHIIGEISVDLPRPRDSRDKAFEEILDKVYSMILSSRIKS
- a CDS encoding COG2426 family protein, with translation MNLNKWIYLTLISMSPIVECRGSIPYGLLAGLPVVGVFIVAFFSNTLMGIVVYEGVKLLKSWLLRYPKLRNYYENYVRNALKRFKQYETGIAVSLAIFVGIPLPGTGAFTGAVVAEALEVKRPLAWASLAAGVLIACTVVTLITWSAMQIAR